The stretch of DNA CTTCACTTTAGTGAATAAAATTATAGGATAGTGTTTTTGAAATGTTAAGTGTTTTCCATCTCAGTATCTTTTGGCTATAATAGTGGGTGTATCATGTCAATTTCACGTcaacttctattttttattttaattttattttttgcaatttaAAGCTTGCCTATGTTGATAGTTTACATTAGTGACCAAGaattctttttccttcttattcttttgtttttttcgcAGAAACAACTAGTAGAAACAAAGGAGGCAATAGAACGACAGCGCAAATTGTTTAAGAAAAAGCAATCTGGTAAATTCtgtttccttttctctttcagCACCTATCCTTGTAATATTGGGGTAGAGAGGTTGATGGGACCAAATTTGGGACAGTTGTTATGACTTCCTCATCCTCCTCTTAGTTTATACCAGCCATTGGTATGAACATTCCATGCATGTTGTTAAATCTCTATGTTAGGTTCTTTGTATATATTGAATTTCAATAACTTCGCTAGATATTATACAAATCATGATAAACCATACGCTCCTTTAGGATGTTGATAGGAACTTGGATATTATGGGTGCTTAAGTCCTTCATCGAGTAGTATGGGATGTCCGGTGATATATTTAAGTGTTTTGTTTCCCCCCTTGATAGCTAGCCTTTGAGGGTGGGTTCCCCAAGTGATTGGTGTAAAGCTGGTTGCCTGTGTCTTAGGGGCAGTGCTATAGTAGGAACTTGGGGTATTATAGAGTGCCTTAAGTCTCATAAAGTAGAATGGAATACTCCGTGGAATATTTAAGTGATTGGTTCTTCCCCCTTAATAGATAGCTTTTGAGGGTGGATTCCCTGAGTGCTGGGGTACCTATCTGATGTTCAAATGGATAGTTTGATATAAAAAGTATCTGTTTCACACAATCACAAATCTCTCGACTATGTATTGTACTATATTACTCTGCTCCCTGTGTTAATAATGtgttttgttgttcttcttcttttgttgaAGATAAGGGTGATGGTACTGATGCAGAGGCTGCATTGCCAGAAGATATTCTAATTCACGATGAAATTTACAAATGTCGATTAGCTAGCCTTAAAAGAGTAAGTTGCTATTTCTGCTGGTCCaactattttctttctttatgttTCTAATAGTATGAAAATGTTCAGGAAGAGGAAATTGTTTTACGAGAGAGGGATCGGTATGAAATAGAGAAGGGGAGGTTAATTCGTGAGATGAAACGCATACGGGATGAAGATGGTTCACGGTTTAACAACTTTCAGATTCTAAATCATCGTTATGCCCTTCTTAACCTTCTTGGGAAGGGAGGATTCAGCGAGGTGTACAAGGTCAGATCAGAAATAATAATCATTTGATCATATTGATATTGTTTTATCTGGAAAAATGCTAGCAAGACACTCTCTAAACACACTTCTATAATCTATTTATCATTGGCAAAATGATTAGATATCACAAATTCTGTATCGACATTTAACATTTCCACAAATGATTTTGtacttttcaataaattttaacacaaaGTGTCTTGGTATTCTACTCATTTAGCAAATATTATACACGGCTTTCAAAAAACTAAAACCAGTGTCTAGACATTTACATGGCCTACATTTGgcaattgtaaataaatacctttttgCAGTGATTTGAAGTAAGAAATTTCCAGCAGGCTTTCGATTTGGTGGACCATAGATATGTTGCTTGCAAACTTCATGGTTTAAATGCTCAATGGAGTGAAGAGAAGAAGCAGAGCTACATACGACATGCAATTCGAGAGTATAATATTCACAAGACTCTTGTACATCGTCACATTGTTCGTTTGTGGGACATCTTTGAGATTGATCAAAACACATTCTGCACCGTTCTAGAGTATTGCAGTGGTATATactgttaattattttatgaagttcattatttttattaattttgcagGCTCCAAATATTTCTTTGGATCTTGAACCCGAATGAATTCACTGTCTTTGTTTGATTTCCTGTTTAATCTACCCTTTTGCCCTTGACTTTCCTTAATTCTTTCAGGGAAGGATCTTGATGCTGTTCTTAAAGCAACGCCTATATTATCTGAGAGGGAGGCTAAGGTCATCATAGTTCAGATTTTTCAAGGTCTTGTTTACATGAATAAAAGAACACAGAAGATTATCCATTATGATTTGAAGCCTGGAAATGTTCTTTTTGATGAACTTGGTGTTGCCAAAGTTACTGATTTTGGTCTTAGTAAGATAGTGGAGGATGATGTTGGATCCCAAGGTATGGAACTTACATCCCAGGGAGCTGGAACATATTGGTAAGTGGTGCCAATCTTCGTTAGAATCCAAAATGTGTAGTTCAAATTTGTAGGTTTTAGGCTTCACTCTCCTCAATCTGGCTTAAACTTTGGTTGtcctttttatgtttattttagaTTCCATATTTACTTTGGTAAAACCTCTTTATccgctcttttttttttttccaatttgcAGGTACTTGCCTCCTGAATGCTTTGAGCTCAGCAAGACACCTCTTATATCATCAAAGGTCAATGACTTTCTAAGTTGTGAATatgtagataatttttattttatatgcaaTGCAAACAACCAACTCTTTGAAAATCACGTgacatatttttatcatttggCTCATATTTTCTGGCATGTGGAAGACAGGTTGATGTCTGGTCTGCTGGTATTTTGTATTATCAAATGCTTTTTGGCCGACGACCTTTCGGGCATCATCAAACTCAAGAGAGAATACTTCGTGAGGACACAATTATTAAGGCTCGAAAGGTTGACTTTCCTTCTAAACCTACCATTTCTAACGAGGCAAAGGTGAGTTGCACCCTTTTACTGATAATTTCTGTCCATAGTTGATTCTCCTTTTTGCCTTGCGTAATTTTTTAAGGGTATTTTTCAAATGAATGCCATGCACTGATTGAGGAATCAGCATTGAGGTGCATTAAAAATCGCAGAAGAATTGTATCATCATATTTCTCAATAAAACTTCTCTTTTAACTTCTTAGCTTGCACATTTGCCTTCATTTTGTTCTATTATTCAGTGATGAACACAACACAACTATGCTTCTTCTAAGGTTGTATGTATGTTATGTTCattttcacaaaacaaaatattcaaacatGACCCCAAGGAACTAGGAAGGTTGTGGTTTCCTTTGAAGACCTCAATGCATACACTTTCTTATATCCGGTTTGCTGTAGAAAGATTATAGTATCATGTACCTACTATCTACAATACTGTCCAACCTGACAATAGTCTGTACTGTATCTACACCTTTTCTGTCAGGATTTTATCCGACGGTGTCTAACATATAACCAGGCTGAGAGACCAGATGTGTTGACCATTGCTCAAGACCCATATCTCACTTTCTCAAAGAAGTAAATGGCATTCATTATTCAGACTCCACAAAGTAAGGTTGGAAGATCTCATCTTATAATGTCAGTTACTGGTTCTGTTAAATTTTGTATAGGTTGTAAAGATTTTGTAACCTTATCAACGAGGCAGAGAAGGGGTTTTCCCCAGTCTGAAAGAAAGTTGTATTGTTTTCATACATCATATTTTGGTTTAAGATATGGGGGGAGCAAATGGATGTGTATTTGTTTTTGACCTTCAAAAGGGTCAGGAAGTATACAGGAAAGTGATAAaagctttttttatttttttgacattttgCTCCCCAATATAGAATTTTACTGCAGTTTTTGGTGGCTTCTTTATCCTTTTGGTTTTCTTACtatctaaaagaaaacaaaagaatgtGGGGGCATAATGATTCCTGAAGATTCTGATAGCTCTTTTAGGATTTGATTAGATGGGATGACgaaaatcttaaaagaaaaattgacgAGTTGTTAGCTAacttataaagaaaaattacacaaaaagaaatggtttttaaaatcaaatttaggtCTATTGGGTAGATTACAGGGAAGATGGCGTTCATATCTTAAAACATTTCGTTTTAAGTTAAATAtgtgaaattaatttaatttttcgaaatatttatattccctttaaattaaactatttgTCATTTGTTACTCGGttagaaaagaatatttataaaaatatttaccgGAGAATGAAAATTTATAGATTTTGATGCCAAAAGCTTTTAATAACTGGAAATTAGGAAAATCAAGgttccataatttttttttttataactgatTGTGTTGAGagtttatttcttataaatatttgaatatttataaatatctatATCAGTGGAAATATGTGtatgtgtatattttttttttcattataacaaaagttaaaaacaattttattataattattaaaaccaAAACAGTATTAGATTTCAtatgttcataaaaaataattacaaaatagataattttgtcatacataatttttttattataagtaattgagttttaaaaaattaactataaattttataggataaaataagaaatgaggtataataaaatagaattgaCAATAACATGTGTATACTAatgtaaaatgtttaaaaaaaatcctttatATTAATgagtataaatatttaaacaattacattttttttttgaagtttgtcatatctaaatgatttttaataatgaaaatttttatataagatGACACTTATAATTGTATACGTAtcaaaatttgtgttttttacgTTATTAATAGGTGGGTGAGTTTAAAtacgaaatattttttaattaaattcattttaagagTGATTTTAATTCATTCAGGATATGTGTATGTGTAAGAATAAGGGTGTAGTTAGCAGATAGAGTTGagtctttatatttaattggGCTATCTGTGGGCTAAACGAGTTATTAGTTTAAAAACAATGGGAAAGATGAAAGTGAAACTTAGAGAAAAAACAGGTGTAACTCGAAATCTTCTTTGATGTCCTCTCCAACAAAATTTGAACAGAAACATTTATAACTTTCATTCTTCTTTCATCGTTTCTTCTCCCTTACCCGTGAAAAAGCACCAAATCTCCTTCTTTTCCCCAATTGAGATTTTCTTCCATACTTTCATTCAAAAAGAAAGCTAAAGCATAAGTCGGAGGTATCCTTGCTTAGGGTAaacttctttcttcttttcttctattCTTACATCTCTTCAAAGACTTGCATGCAAGTGTCTGGGGTTTCAGAAGATTCGCGAGAAATtgattatatgttttgttttggtgGTGATTGATGTTTAGCGAATTGGTTTGGATTGATTTAGAAGCTGGCGAGGGTGTGTGCTTAACATATCCTTACCATTTTAGTTCCGTGGGGTACAAGAAACTTAAGGTGTGGGAAACTAATTCAATTTTGAAAGttgatttcaataaaattagGGTAGGAAATTAGAGGCAACTCGATGCATCTTTGATACTTGAAATAACATGTCAGAAATATTGGATTGGTTTTGGTTTTCTGAaggaaattatattatttataaagttaGAAGTACATATCGTGATTTTTGGATGATGTTGGGATCTTTGCATATGAATGAGAGGGGGGGACCTTGTAGAGTTGGAATGGTAACTTATTGCGGTTGAAATTTCTTGGTGATTAAGTTGCTGTACTAGATTGCCTTTTGCTCGGTAAATTACATGGGTGTGAATGAAATTTTGAGTGAGGAGTGTATATAGAAATTGTTTTGATAAGTTAAATTGggttctttttatttgttaaaatgatatgttacaaaattataaaatttgggGCATTGAGATTGAATAGAAACTGAAGTTATGTTTTGAAGTGATCTTGGTTATGGTTGAAGATGAAAGTTGGAAAAACTTTCATCATTAGTTATGTTTCAAATGGTAGTATAGTCTTTCAAAAGTAATTgagtcttatatatatatatatatatatatatatatatatatatatatatatattgtttgaatgtttttatttattttgtaaacacCTAGTTGgataaatttaattgaataatgattatacattacattttaaaaaatcttagaaatgttttattactttaaatatgCTAGATTATCTTGTATAGTTAATAATTATGATTTCCTCTCCTTTTATTTTGTGGTATATTGgaattatgattttaggaattttaacttttaaatatgcatatctgtttttttatttaatggttCAGTTCGTGGGATCTTTAcatagtaaatttaaataaacttcatttaataatttagtttcatttttaaaaccgacatatttttttagattgaGATAGATGATattagagattttttttaatcatatagaCCCGTTTTACATTTATCACTTGCTTTTACTTTCTTACTAAAATATCAAttactttgttaatttttttaacagtaTAAATTTTTAGTTACAAGACAAATACTTGAATTTGactaagttattttaaaaaaatctagtTCAGTTGGTTGAAGGATGTAAGTGAATTGTTCTAAACTGTCCTAGAATTTGACTACTCCTTCTAAATACTTTTTTGAACTAAATTAGAACTTGATCTAACATAAATACTTCACAggtatgatttttatttttcaatctggtttttaatttatttattttttaaattattttcaataaattttgctTCATTGTGTGTCTTGTGCCTATTTTGGGAGACTGGCAGTGCTGGCTTACATATTTGATTGATTTATTTATGTCTTTTTTTCAGACTTGATTAACGATTTAAAGTTTGAACTGCGTGAACGGTAGGGAAGAGACtgaaaattgtataaattgAGCCACCGAGAGAACATATGTTTTGTCATGGTCTGTAAAAGTAATGTTTGGTCAGTGGAGGTAACGCCCGAGCGCATATTAGTCTTCAGTTTTTTACTAGTTTACAACTTTGAGATGCTTTGTGATTAAAAATGATCTATCAAATTTTGTATCTACGGTTGGAGTAAGCACGGTGGTTAGAGCAGTGTCTGATACATAATGATAGGGGTTGGGGGTTTTCTTTTTACTTCATCATTAGTTTGGAATTTGATGAATACGCGTTTTTCATTGTAGAAAGAACAAAGAAGAGAAATTGAACAAGAATAAGATAAGTTAGCAAAGGGGTTCTTTCttgtttcctttcttttttcgtttttctttcttttttcttgcttgttttcTCGCTTTCTTATTTGCTTtcgtttcttatttttttttcttatttctttttgtcttttttgtttGCTTTCTTTCATGTTTGCttacttttttgtttctttcttcttttgtttctttttctttcttgtttcttttctctttcttttttggttTCTTACTTGCTTGTTTGCTTCCTTTTTTGATTTCTTTGTTTCCTTTCTTACTTTCTTGTTTCgttctttattgtttttttgcTTGCTTTCttgcatttttctttctttactgtgttgctttattttaatgttttttcttgGTTTCCTGGATTTTTGCTTTCTTTCTTGCTTCCTTTCTTTCTtagttctttctttttttcttggtaGATATATCACGACATGCATTTCCAGGAAACAAAGAATGTGGTGATTCCTCCTAGAGAGCTCGTCTTTTAGGGACGTGGCACTTTAGCAAACATTTAGTGGTAATTTATGTTAGAACCCTTAACAAATTTTGAGGATTTTGGTTTCTTACACCTCCATTCAATTTTGTATGCCTGTAATTAACGAATTCATTATGCACTTTATTCATATGATCTTCCTCCTCCAATTGGTTTGGTATCTCAGATATGTTGTGCAATAGTAATCCTTGATCCCACATTTTATTAATCATTTGCTGCCATTAACCTCTACCGAAAATTGCAAGATTTTCTATACATGTTAAAATTGTGATGAGCAGTTGTGTCTCCTaggttttcttcttcttagaACACTGAACCTTAAATCTGTTAAGTTAAAAAATCACagctatttatttatttatttgtttcatcTCTATCCTTAGCAATCAACACTATTATTTAATTATCCGAACACACTAGAATGTTAAATTCAGAacagtaaattttattttaaatgacaGGCTTCTCTTTTAGTGCTAAGTTTCTCTAAGGTTTTCATTACAAACATACACGTTGCGAATCTCCTTGCTGAAAAGGAACAGTGAGACCGAGTAGTAATCTCAAATATTGTTTTAGTGCTTGGTGGGGTTTGTAGTTAACCCAAATCCAAATGGAAATAGAGGATCATAATTTTTATCACCAACATTCATTGGAAGTTGGTTAACTGTCTTGAACCATGTTCTTGCCAGCTTGCCAGTGAATCCATAATCACCAAATAGAAGATCAGCGACACCCTGGCCTTCGGTTCCTGGAAGCCATGCAGCCACAAGAGCGTCTATTTTTGATAGATAAGGCTGAATCACTACTGGACGGCCAGTGATTAGAACTACCAGGCATTGGATATATTCACATACATTGGTAATGGTGCTTGGACCTGGCTCAGGTATAGTTAGATTTAAGCTATCACCAAATGTTTCTGCATAAGGGAGTTCCCCTACAATGACTATGGCATAAGAAAAGTTGTTAGACTTGACAAAGGCGGGGTCAGGACTTTCCTCGTAGAAAACTTTAGTAGCAGGATCAATTGTTTGTTTTACAGCATCAAGAACTGTTGTACCTgttaggaaaatgatattttttgtcAGATAAACCTAACTTATCCTACAAAAAGAAAACCGTAATCAGACATCCAAGTTGCAGTGTGTTTGAATGTTTTACATCCTAATCCATGCAGTTTTTAGATGGTTCAGAGTTAATGTTTTGGCCAAATTACATTGACACCAGTGGTTTTTTGAAACTTCACACCACACTCTTACCTTTTTAACACCCAAAGTAACCCTTGTTGATTATTTGAAACACATTACATTGTATACCTAGGCCCTCTTACCCAAAAGAATATATTACATTGTTATCCTTGTAATAGGTTACTCTATGCATTGAAAATCAAGGTTATGCCAATTTTTGAAGAAACAGAAAGGAGATGAAGAGTTTATTTTGTCCTACACCAAAATTAACTGCGGTGGCTTACCAACTGTGAGATTATTGCCACCAAGCCCCTGCCAGGTAATTGTCCATCCTCCACATTGATAACCCAAGTTGTCAGCATGAGTTCCTGCCACCAGTATATTTGCAGCTTTCTTGGGAAGGGGAAGTAGAGGATTCTCAGCAGATTTACCATTCTTTAGCAACACAAGAGATTTCCTTACAGCTTCCCTTGCTAACAGTCTATGCTCCTGTTCAAGGTACAGtagttcataaaaaataaaaactctttTCATTTGAAAGATATTAAAAGTGCATCCTTCTGGAAATATACCTCACTACCAAGTTGATTCACCAGGCTTGGATCAGCAAGTGGATTCTCAAATAGGCCCATGACAAATTTTACTCTTAAGATTCTTTCCACAGCATCATCAATCCTACTTTCAGGGATAATATCGTTCTTTACTTGATAATGCAGCACATCAATGAATTCAGTGAAATTAAAAGGAACCATGATCTGTAAAATAATGTAAATGtagtaataaaatgaaaagtcaTGATAATAAATTTCAGTCACAAAAGTCATcaaatttctttgttttgtttacCATATCAATTCCAGCACCAACACCAGCTTGAATAGAGTATGAATAGTTAGAATGAGGAGGAGAAGTAATTTTGTCAATGCCTAGCCAATCTGATATGACAAAACCCTGCTAAATGCCAAAAGGATTACATCACAAACTGCATGTTTACTCAAAAAAGAAACTTGAAAAACCAAAACCGCATGTAATCTAAATTAAAAGAACCCAAAATTCCCCTTCAATTGCTTTGTTAGAGAACTAATCAAATAAGCTTTATTTGTTACCCTGAAATTCAGTTTGTTCTTGAGGTAATCAGTGACAAGAAAATGATTAGCATGCATCTTCTTGCCATTCCAGCTAGAGTAGGAGACCATTACTGTTGAAACCCCCTTGACAATGGAGTCATGATATGCAGGCATGTGAATGTTAAGCAAACCTCTATAATTGATCAAAGTATTGTTCTCGTTAATGCCCCTGGATGTGCCACCATCTCCTACATAATGCTTAGCACAAGCCGCAACCTTGTTCCTGtgtcaaattaattaaaatgttgaaaCAATATTCAAGTTTAATAATGTGACCCTTTTTCCAAAACTCACAAAATTTTACACAGAAATTTCAGAACCCAAAATCTCAAAGAAAATtgcataaaaacaaataaatacaatacAATGCTATTGCattaaaaacacaacataaTTTACAAATACAGCAAATCTTCTAAcgacaataaattataaacaagaGGTGAGAAGGAACTGAGTGATTATTACCATCCAACATATGTGCATGGAACTatggaaatatttaaaaagttaaggaTGACCAATTAATCTAATGGTTCACACTGAACTCAAGCTCCTGTTAAGAATCTTACTTTCCAGCAACATAGGGAACCCCCTTTATGGAATTTCCACTGATGTCTCCTTGCAAACCAGGAATAATTTCAGTCATTGCTTCAACAATCTTAGGGTCTTCACTGTAGCTTTCATAGCAACGCCCCCATCTAGGATCTCTGCACACCTATGGAAGAAAAAGGCTACCAACATATTAGGACAAAGTGTTAAACTTTTACTTGATCTAAAAGGAACGGAATCATCAACATTACCGCAATGCATGGAGCAAAAACATACTGAATTCCAGTAGCTCTAACTTCAAGGGCAGTTGCATCTCCAATCTTCTTTATCAGCACTGGATCCCTATTAGCATTATATAATTAGGTTATGCACTCAGTTATGCAGCAAGGTcagataaaaatgaaattgtagCTCATTTTAAAGATCTAAAAGGTCTGAATAATAAAATCCTATAGTTCAATTAGGTTTATCATTGAATGGAGGATAATATTTGAAGGGTGTGGTGAAAATGTCAACATGTTGAAATATGTCTTTGAACTGCACACGACACCATTAACATTTGAAAACCTAGGTCCTCAAATTACAAACAGaacataacaaaagaaaatgaccATGATTACTCATTAAGCAATGCATACTTGCCTGGTAACTCCTAGCCCAACATTATGAGGAAAGATGGTGGCCTTGTAGACATTGTTATGGCCATGAACTGCATCTATGCCATAAATCATAGGAATCCCAAGGCGTGTAGACAAAGATCCATTCTGAATTCCATTCACCATTTGGATCCAAGTCTCAGCAGATGCATTTGTTTCTGGAACACTGCCTCCCCCACTCAGCACACTCCCTGCCCATCAATCATCACATCACATTTCTTTCTAATGTCACCTCCCTAATTGCAAACACGATTATACCCATTGTATCAAACAAATCATACACTTGtataaggaaaagaaaaacattactAACTACAATGCATAGTGTAGTAGCATATAAGGTACTAGTTTTGGTCTGGGTGAGAGCTTACCAATGAAGTACTTCTTCATCACTTCAGGGGTGGCAATACTTCGTTCAATCTGCACCATTTGACCTATCTTCTCCTCCAGGGTCATCCGCTGCAGCAAGTCCTTGATTCTAACATCCAGTGACTGTGTTGGGTCTTTGTACTTCAAGTATTCTGCTTGTGAAACAGAAACTAGGCAACAAAACACCAGAACAACCAAAAGGGGTGCTGAAATTGCCCCCATTTCAACACTTGAAGTTGAACCTATATGTAATTTTCATGTAGTGAGATATTTTCACAATAGCCATCAGGTATGAATTCCATTATTTGACATGAATATCAAGCAAGAGAAAAGCAAGTAACTTTCAAAACACATGAAATGAGAGCATAGTTAATGGCATTAAGAAAGGTTACCTCTACTCCAGGTACTGAAGTGAAGAAGTTGAATGCAGATAACAGAGTGGGTTTGAGAGTGAGGTGTTTTAGTGCGTATTGTGTACTTCCGAGGATAAATTATCATGGGCTCAGGAATCATATAGTcacataaatttgatatttattttttatgatactTAGCTAAATGTTATTAACATAAACTCTCAAATATATCATTCTTTCTATCCTAAAATAGtagtagttttatttttctaaccttcaaaattaacttatattcccattttcaataaaatattaattttatttctcaatgtttgtgttttttttaaaaataatttacttagACAATgagattattttaataaaattgtttctaTAAAATACGcatatttattgttattcttgaaatattttaaactgCTATTATTGTAGACTGAGAGTGTATAGAAATAGTAATATTAACATAATGGATcacttaata from Vigna unguiculata cultivar IT97K-499-35 chromosome 8, ASM411807v1, whole genome shotgun sequence encodes:
- the LOC114193047 gene encoding lysosomal beta glucosidase-like isoform X2, with amino-acid sequence MVNGIQNGSLSTRLGIPMIYGIDAVHGHNNVYKATIFPHNVGLGVTRDPVLIKKIGDATALEVRATGIQYVFAPCIAVCRDPRWGRCYESYSEDPKIVEAMTEIIPGLQGDISGNSIKGVPYVAGKNKVAACAKHYVGDGGTSRGINENNTLINYRGLLNIHMPAYHDSIVKGVSTVMVSYSSWNGKKMHANHFLVTDYLKNKLNFRGFVISDWLGIDKITSPPHSNYSYSIQAGVGAGIDMIMVPFNFTEFIDVLHYQVKNDIIPESRIDDAVERILRVKFVMGLFENPLADPSLVNQLGSEEHRLLAREAVRKSLVLLKNGKSAENPLLPLPKKAANILVAGTHADNLGYQCGGWTITWQGLGGNNLTVGTTVLDAVKQTIDPATKVFYEESPDPAFVKSNNFSYAIVIVGELPYAETFGDSLNLTIPEPGPSTITNVCEYIQCLVVLITGRPVVIQPYLSKIDALVAAWLPGTEGQGVADLLFGDYGFTGKLARTWFKTVNQLPMNVGDKNYDPLFPFGFGLTTNPTKH
- the LOC114194739 gene encoding serine/threonine-protein kinase TOUSLED isoform X2, with amino-acid sequence MSDDMLIHFSSNSSNQSDHSLPTKIAKLEARMVGKGSSTSSQQPGWSSVSVPSAGKFGRAVENSAEASTSSDSDDDNGGAFLIQANTSKRQKVQEDGNTSVFESVEVVTDGKQTSLDAVETKMHIEMNRKKHGRGRGSSGSGRGRGSRVNDQTKTLISSPTALASNGQIDNVYHKDEVASLQAKVVALEEELRKSKQEAVDYQNLTQQLEKELKEMTDHEQQMKPKRMKVISDLLISVSKAERQEARLKVRQDSLRLGNVGVIRAGTVISETWEDGQALKDLNAQLKQLVETKEAIERQRKLFKKKQSDKGDGTDAEAALPEDILIHDEIYKCRLASLKREEEIVLRERDRYEIEKGRLIREMKRIRDEDGSRFNNFQILNHRYALLNLLGKGGFSEVYKAFDLVDHRYVACKLHGLNAQWSEEKKQSYIRHAIREYNIHKTLVHRHIVRLWDIFEIDQNTFCTVLEYCSGKDLDAVLKATPILSEREAKVIIVQIFQGLVYMNKRTQKIIHYDLKPGNVLFDELGVAKVTDFGLSKIVEDDVGSQGMELTSQGAGTYWYLPPECFELSKTPLISSKVDVWSAGILYYQMLFGRRPFGHHQTQERILREDTIIKARKVDFPSKPTISNEAKDFIRRCLTYNQAERPDVLTIAQDPYLTFSKK
- the LOC114194739 gene encoding serine/threonine-protein kinase TOUSLED isoform X1; this translates as MSDDMLIHFSSNSSNQSDHSLPTKIAKLEARMVGKGSSTSSQQPGWSSVSVPSAGKFGRAVENSAEASTSSDSDDDNGGAFLIQANTSKRQKVQEDGNTSVFESVEVVTDGKQTSLDAVETKMHIEMNRKKHGRGRGSSGSGRGRGSRVNDQTKTLISSPTALASNGQIDNVYHKGGKPSYQFHSDNCVSLEDEVASLQAKVVALEEELRKSKQEAVDYQNLTQQLEKELKEMTDHEQQMKPKRMKVISDLLISVSKAERQEARLKVRQDSLRLGNVGVIRAGTVISETWEDGQALKDLNAQLKQLVETKEAIERQRKLFKKKQSDKGDGTDAEAALPEDILIHDEIYKCRLASLKREEEIVLRERDRYEIEKGRLIREMKRIRDEDGSRFNNFQILNHRYALLNLLGKGGFSEVYKAFDLVDHRYVACKLHGLNAQWSEEKKQSYIRHAIREYNIHKTLVHRHIVRLWDIFEIDQNTFCTVLEYCSGKDLDAVLKATPILSEREAKVIIVQIFQGLVYMNKRTQKIIHYDLKPGNVLFDELGVAKVTDFGLSKIVEDDVGSQGMELTSQGAGTYWYLPPECFELSKTPLISSKVDVWSAGILYYQMLFGRRPFGHHQTQERILREDTIIKARKVDFPSKPTISNEAKDFIRRCLTYNQAERPDVLTIAQDPYLTFSKK
- the LOC114193047 gene encoding lysosomal beta glucosidase-like isoform X1, with amino-acid sequence MIPEPMIIYPRKYTIRTKTPHSQTHSVICIQLLHFSTWSRGSTSSVEMGAISAPLLVVLVFCCLVSVSQAEYLKYKDPTQSLDVRIKDLLQRMTLEEKIGQMVQIERSIATPEVMKKYFIGSVLSGGGSVPETNASAETWIQMVNGIQNGSLSTRLGIPMIYGIDAVHGHNNVYKATIFPHNVGLGVTRDPVLIKKIGDATALEVRATGIQYVFAPCIAVCRDPRWGRCYESYSEDPKIVEAMTEIIPGLQGDISGNSIKGVPYVAGKNKVAACAKHYVGDGGTSRGINENNTLINYRGLLNIHMPAYHDSIVKGVSTVMVSYSSWNGKKMHANHFLVTDYLKNKLNFRGFVISDWLGIDKITSPPHSNYSYSIQAGVGAGIDMIMVPFNFTEFIDVLHYQVKNDIIPESRIDDAVERILRVKFVMGLFENPLADPSLVNQLGSEEHRLLAREAVRKSLVLLKNGKSAENPLLPLPKKAANILVAGTHADNLGYQCGGWTITWQGLGGNNLTVGTTVLDAVKQTIDPATKVFYEESPDPAFVKSNNFSYAIVIVGELPYAETFGDSLNLTIPEPGPSTITNVCEYIQCLVVLITGRPVVIQPYLSKIDALVAAWLPGTEGQGVADLLFGDYGFTGKLARTWFKTVNQLPMNVGDKNYDPLFPFGFGLTTNPTKH